The following DNA comes from Schistocerca piceifrons isolate TAMUIC-IGC-003096 chromosome 3, iqSchPice1.1, whole genome shotgun sequence.
TCTAACGTCATTCAGATAATGGATATGGTATACTGTAACTCTTGTTGTCCCTACTTCAATTTGTTATTATGTGTTATAAATTGATTTCTGATGTCTTCCTGCCTATCTCATTTGTTTGTGAACTGCAGATACGAAGCTTATTATAATACAATATACGTTAAATACAATAAACTTATTCAGATGTTTAAAAATTACTCACAGTATAGAAATGGTAGCTGACAAATGGATCTTTCAAATCCACCGCCAAAGAGAGCCTTTCGCTTCGCTACTATTTAGCACCAGAGATTATTTTGCAGCAATACGAGGAAGTTGGCCGTCactatgttttgttttctttcttgcgcGCTAGGGTGTGCTATGGTAGTCAGCAGCATTATGGCCGCTTGTTGTTGTGGCCGTGTTATCGTCTTAGGGTCAGTGATATGATTGTGTCGATTTCGGTCGTATTCGAATCCGTAGTCCTCACaacatacaaaatttttgtttgctAGGAATTTAATACCGCATCAAGTGTAATGGGTGCTAAAGCCAGTACGGCAAACGGTGGAGGATCAAGTCCGCGAACTAGAACATTTTCTACGAGTAGCAGTTCcgatgttgttgctgctgggagTACGGGATTTAGCCTTCTAAGAGCAATTCCAGGTGCTGTGTCGAGTGATAGACAAAGAGCAAGATCCTTGTCAAGTGTTCCTGACAGTCATTCAAGTCACGAAGCAATTGGAATACCGAATGCAAGCGTCGGCGCTTATGACATATCTGAATCCCCTGAAACTGACAGCAGTTCTCCCGAGGATCATGTGCTGGTTGGTCCCTTGGCTGCCAACATTAGTCTTGGTCGAGTTTACGCTGCTCATTCGTTGCCGTCGAATATCTGGCCCTTAAACGGTGAGTAAATAGTTTCAAGCAGCATAGCTCATGAAACAGAAGTAAGAAAAGTTGCCTTAGTTCTGTATTAATTACCGACAGAATCCTTACTGGTATTGATGCTGTGCTAATGAAACTCTACAGCAGAACATTGCATAGAAATAATTTACCAGAAAGGCTGTCAACAATAGAGCGACTTATTCATTGTTGTGGTAAGTTCCATTTTGGCGCAGACTTATATTAGCGTCCACTATGCTGCCCTGCATAAACGTTGCTTGAAACTCCAGATTTTTGTTGTGAGCAGTATAATAGTAACACCTTCACCCGTGTGCGATTACAGTTATCTGAAAACTGTTGCGATCTCCGAAGTACATACCGGAACTTGTATGTAGCAAATAACAAAATATCAAAACTCTCCTAACtatcgtaaattaaaaaaaaatagaaaattgcattcatattgttttaattttgcgATAACTAAAATTGGTATGTTAATATTTAGATTATCTTGTTTTATAATAGTTGTTCATATCGGCTATTCACCATCCAAACTGTCTCAGCCACACTGCAATATAATCCTCTCTTGTTCCCCTGCATGAGATGTTGAATTGTCTTGATTGGTTGATGAGAAGCTTGTCAGTGTTGGTTTCACTGTGAGCAACAGTATATTATGTGGATCTGTCGGCAGAACTATGTCCTGTTTCCCTAATATACTCATAAATTTCTTTTACTATTTTGATAGTCCTCTTTTTGATGTCAGTACTGCCTGAAAAACAATGTTCATTGCTGCACAGAATATTGCCTCCTTATATGTGTGCCTGTATTTTGTAATAATGGTATTAGGTATAGCCAAGCCAGTGAGAACTTAAGTAACGTAAGAACAGAATTATGGGAATTACAGGCTTCTTGGTGAGTGTAACAATGTTTCAGGTTTTGATTGTGTGGACCCTGCATTTGTAGAAACTAATTTCTGTAGCACAAAAACAATAGAATAAGTTttatttgccttttgtttttcttaactttcatttcatttagtTTACAGAACTTGAACAATCAGTACAGAATAATGTCACTTGATCCTTTTGCTGTGCATGAGAGCCCAGCATTGTAATTCATTGAAGTGAGCTTTTAATCTGCCAATGAACTGCCTAGGAGAGAATACGCAAAAGATCTTTATAGCAGTTAGACAAGTACACATCCAAATGCTTGATTTTTCACATGACTTCCTCAGGCTCAGTAgtgttgcatttcattctttctctCTGATTTGTATTCTGTTGTCTCTTGTGAATTTTATGGGATAGATATTACAGAAGAATAAGGTAATTGGTGTCTGGATCTGAGGTTTCTAGGATAAGAGATTCATGTATTGACAAAAGTTCTGTGAACATAATACCAAAATGGTAACTCGTGGACCTAAGTGTCATGAAATGTGTAACGGTTATGGTTGGAATTAAATGTGAGTTTTTATTCTACTATATATATGGTATATTATAATCATAACTTAACAAACTCAGGTCAATAAATTGCAAAATTATAGCCTGAAGTGTATGGAGATAAATAAACTGACAagtaaatggcggaaaattgtacAGGTGGAGATCAAACCTTCATTATCCTTATAATTTTTCTTTGTGTTATGATTTGCTGGTAACAAACTGGGAGGATACAAGAAACTACCAACTAATTATGTATTGGCAGTCTCAGATAGAGTatggataaaataatataaatgtatCTTGATATGTGAGGCTCAGTGGGTAAGTCGGACAAGAAAGCCAAAAGTCCGGGATTCAATCATTAGTTGGTCCTAAGATTTTT
Coding sequences within:
- the LOC124788307 gene encoding E3 ubiquitin-protein ligase znrf2 isoform X1, translating into MGAKASTANGGGSSPRTRTFSTSSSSDVVAAGSTGFSLLRAIPGAVSSDRQRARSLSSVPDSHSSHEAIGIPNASVGAYDISESPETDSSSPEDHVLVGPLAANISLGRVYAAHSLPSNIWPLNGQRGAARLLWGRHLGGACSEGIKCPVCAKFVLPDDIECHLVMCLTKPRLSYNEDVLADDKGECVICLEDLQQGDIIARLPCLCIYHKSCIDRWFEVNRSCPEHPGD